The Seriola aureovittata isolate HTS-2021-v1 ecotype China chromosome 2, ASM2101889v1, whole genome shotgun sequence genome has a segment encoding these proteins:
- the cldn19 gene encoding claudin-19 isoform X2 has protein sequence MANSGLQLLGYFLALGGWIGIISTTALPQWKQSSYAGDAIITAVGLYEGLWMSCASQSTGQVQCKIFDSMLSLDIHIQTCRALMVVSVLLGFMGMIISVVGMKCTKVGDNNPTTKTRIAVTGGALFLLAGLCTLVSVSWYATQVSYQFFNPNTPPNARYEFGSALFVGWAAASLTVLGGSLLCCSCSKDDMRGQQYYRQSQPSTAREAELLSETSFPD, from the exons ATGGCCAACTCAGGTCTCCAGTTGTTGGGTTATTTCCTGGCGTTGGGCGGCTGGATCGGCATCATCTCCACCACAGCCTTACCCCAGTGGAAGCAGTCGTCGTACGCCGGCGATGCCATCATCACGGCTGTGGGTCTGTACGAGGGGCTGTGGATGAGCTGCGCCTCGCAGAGTACAGGACAGGTGCAGTGCAAGATCTTTGACTCCATGCTCTCGCTGGACA TCCACATCCAGACATGTCGGGCCCTCATGGTGGTGTCGGTACTGCTGGGTTTTATGGGCATGATCATCAGCGTGGTGGGCATGAAGTGCACTAAGGTGGGAGATAACAACCCAACCACCAAGACTCGCATCGCAGTGACCGGAGGAGCTCTCTTCCTGCTCGCAG GTCTATGTACACTGGTGTCCGTGTCCTGGTATGCCACTCAGGTGTCCTATCAGTTCTTCAACCCAAATACACCACCCAATGCCAG GTATGAGTTCGGCTCAGCTCTGTTCGTGGGCTGGGCGGCGGCCAGTCTCACGGTACTGGGCGGCTCCTTGctgtgctgctcctgctccaaaGATGACATGCGAGGACAGCAATATTACCGCCAATCACAGCCTTCCACAGCCAGGGA GGCAGAGTTGTTGAGTGAAACTAGTTTCCCTGACTGA
- the cldn19 gene encoding claudin-19 isoform X1 encodes MANSGLQLLGYFLALGGWIGIISTTALPQWKQSSYAGDAIITAVGLYEGLWMSCASQSTGQVQCKIFDSMLSLDIHIQTCRALMVVSVLLGFMGMIISVVGMKCTKVGDNNPTTKTRIAVTGGALFLLAGLCTLVSVSWYATQVSYQFFNPNTPPNARYEFGSALFVGWAAASLTVLGGSLLCCSCSKDDMRGQQYYRQSQPSTAREPNVKSTPPEKREQYL; translated from the exons ATGGCCAACTCAGGTCTCCAGTTGTTGGGTTATTTCCTGGCGTTGGGCGGCTGGATCGGCATCATCTCCACCACAGCCTTACCCCAGTGGAAGCAGTCGTCGTACGCCGGCGATGCCATCATCACGGCTGTGGGTCTGTACGAGGGGCTGTGGATGAGCTGCGCCTCGCAGAGTACAGGACAGGTGCAGTGCAAGATCTTTGACTCCATGCTCTCGCTGGACA TCCACATCCAGACATGTCGGGCCCTCATGGTGGTGTCGGTACTGCTGGGTTTTATGGGCATGATCATCAGCGTGGTGGGCATGAAGTGCACTAAGGTGGGAGATAACAACCCAACCACCAAGACTCGCATCGCAGTGACCGGAGGAGCTCTCTTCCTGCTCGCAG GTCTATGTACACTGGTGTCCGTGTCCTGGTATGCCACTCAGGTGTCCTATCAGTTCTTCAACCCAAATACACCACCCAATGCCAG GTATGAGTTCGGCTCAGCTCTGTTCGTGGGCTGGGCGGCGGCCAGTCTCACGGTACTGGGCGGCTCCTTGctgtgctgctcctgctccaaaGATGACATGCGAGGACAGCAATATTACCGCCAATCACAGCCTTCCACAGCCAGGGA ACCAAATGTTAAAAGTACCCCACCAGAGAAAAGGGAGCAGTACTTGTAG